Proteins encoded in a region of the Quercus lobata isolate SW786 chromosome 8, ValleyOak3.0 Primary Assembly, whole genome shotgun sequence genome:
- the LOC115956835 gene encoding uncharacterized protein LOC115956835 gives MHGEGTPSNSAVSSDDEGDVSYRRRSRTLPSESFSYDEEHHHKRRTGSCPSRVLSVARLSAEDLNSEPKKARVGIRPTLSFSNEDKMGTIQPHDDALVVTLKIGGYDVKRVMVDQGSGAKIMYPDLYIGLNLKLGDLTAYDSPLVSFHGKVVIPKGEIRLPVQADSEVVEVDFIVVDAYSPYMAIVARP, from the exons ATGCACGGCGAAGGGACTCCCTCCAATTCTGCTGTTTCCTCTGATGATGAAGGGGATGTTAGCTACAGACGTAGGTCAAGAACCCTACCCAGTGAGTCTTTCTCCTACGATGAGGAGCACCACCACAAAC GGAGGACTGGTTCTTGTCCCTCCAGGGTGTTGTCTGTGGCTCGGCTGTCCGCCGAGGACCTTAATTCTGAGCCAAAGAAGGCTAGAGTGGGGATTCGACCGACGCTAAGTTTTTCAAATGAGGATAAGATGGGAACCATCCAGCCACACgatgatgctttggtggtcacCCTCAAGATAGGAGGGTATGATGTAAAGAGGGTGATGGTGGATCAGGGCAGCGGGGCGAAGATTATGTACCCGGATTTGTACATAGGCTTGAACTTAAAACTTGGGGATCTGACAGCGTATGATTCACCTTTAGTGAGTTTTCATGGGAAGGTTGTCATCCCAAAGGGTGAGATTAGGTTGCCCGTTCAGGCAGATTCGGAGGTGGTTGAAGTGGACTTCATTGTAGTGGATGCATACTCTCCTTACATGGCCATTGTGGCCAGACCCTAG